In a single window of the Danio aesculapii chromosome 20, fDanAes4.1, whole genome shotgun sequence genome:
- the flrt2 gene encoding leucine-rich repeat transmembrane protein FLRT2: MEFQTGFWNNDWTSFLRFWLTVLLSLHVQFSPVSSCPDECRCDRTFVYCNERSLTSVPLGVQEGYKTLFLHNNQINNAGFPLELHNVASVETVYLYGNQLDEFPLNLPKNVRVLHLQENNIQTISRAALAQLHMLEELHLDDNSISTVGVEEGAFREALSLKLLFLTKNHLSSIPIGLPADLKELRLDENRIADIDEDAFQNVTTLQRLLLDGNLLEDEAIAPGTFQDLVNLKELSLARNSLTAPPPLLPSVSLTKLNLQENQIDTIEVTAFAGLSKLEKLDISSNQLQILPPGVFDGLRSLRILNARNNLWRCDCSIKWVIAWLRSLPSAINVRGFTCQSPERVRGMVIRELTLDAIDCPAGTVLHPWPTHTYPSTLPPRRTSTITKTTSKTSHITTISPTAFYPASTNPTPPVQHFPPGPLPPYEDPLKISFHVVNSTCIDVSWESYFTVTSYKVTWVKMGQSLMSDITRERTVPGYQRRLSLSNLEPRSVYRICVYVLDTLNTYRPGEDTICSEAKTKSTSTFSESEQAAQQDNTSTLLLAGVIGGAVLVVLVTLLSLFCWHMHKKSRSPSSKWKYNRGRRKDDYCEAGTKKDNSILEMTETSFQIVSLNNEQLLKGDFRIQPIYTPNGGIGLRDCHLSNNSIAYCKSSNVPSVDFLHT, encoded by the coding sequence ATGGAGTTTCAAACTGGATTTTGGAATAACGATTGGACTTCATTTCTTCGCTTTTGGTTGACAGTTTTGTTGAGCTTGCATGTGCAGTTCAGCCCCGTCTCCTCCTGTCCCGATGAGTGCCGCTGTGATAGAACATTTGTTTACTGTAATGAGAGGAGCCTAACGTCTGTGCCTCTGGGAGTGCAAGAGGGATACAAGACCCTCTTCCTCCACAACAATCAGATCAACAATGCCGGCTTTCCATTGGAGCTACACAATGTTGCCTCTGTAGAAACTGTTTACCTGTATGGAAATCAGCTGGATGAATTTCCCCTTAACCTTCCGAAGAATGTCCGAGTGTTGCATCTCCAGGAAAACAACATCCAGACTATCTCCAGGGCAGCACTTGCCCAGCTACACATGCTGGAGGAACTCCACCTGGATGACAACTCCATCTCAACTGTAGGGGTAGAGGAGGGGGCTTTCAGGGAGGCTCTCAGTCTCAAACTACTTTTCCTCACCAAAAACCACCTAAGCAGTATCCCTATCGGATTACCTGCAGATCTCAAGGAGCTGCGTTTGGATGAGAATCGAATTGCAGACATTGACGAGGATGCCTTTCAGAATGTCACCACCCTGCAGCGACTGTTACTGGATGGAAACTTGCTTGAGGATGAGGCCATTGCTCCTGGTACCTTCCAGGATTTGGTCAATCTCAAAGAATTGTCCCTGGCACGCAACTCCCTCACCGCTCCACCACCATTGCTCCCTAGCGTATCCCTAACCAAGCTCAACTTACAGGAAAACCAGATAGACACTATTGAAGTGACAGCCTTTGCTGGACTTAGTAAACTAGAAAAGCTAGATATCTCCAGCAACCAGCTTCAGATCCTTCCACCGGGTGTCTTTGATGGCTTGAGAAGTCTGAGAATCCTTAATGCTAGAAACAACCTCTGGCGCTGTGATTGTAGCATTAAGTGGGTCATTGCATGGCTCAGGTCTCTGCCTTCTGCGATAAATGTCCGTGGGTTTACGTGCCAGAGTCCAGAAAGGGTGCGTGGCATGGTTATACGAGAACTCACCTTAGATGCCATTGATTGCCCCGCAGGCACTGTTCTTCATCCCTGGCCAACCCATACATATCCTTCTACATTACCTCCCCGCAGAACCAGCACCATCACCAAAACCACCTCCAAAACCTCCCACATCACTACCATTTCACCCACTGCTTTTTACCCAGCCTCCACCAACCCCACACCCCCAGTGCAGCATTTCCCTCCCGGTCCCCTCCCACCCTACGAAGATCCCTTGAAAATCTCTTTTCATGTTGTTAACTCCACCTGCATTGATGTGAGCTGGGAGTCTTACTTCACTGTGACATCTTACAAGGTGACTTGGGTTAAGATGGGCCAAAGTTTGATGAGTGACATCACTCGAGAAAGAACAGTCCCAGGATACCAACGAAGGCTTAGTTTGTCAAATTTGGAGCCTAGATCTGTCTACCGTATCTGCGTGTATGTTCTGGATACTCTTAACACTTACAGACCAGGCGAGGATACTATCTGTTCTGAGGCTAAGACCAAATCCACGTCCACATTCTCTGAATCGGAGCAGGCTGCTCAGCAAGACAACACCTCCACACTTTTATTGGCCGGAGTGATAGGTGGGGCAGTGTTGGTGGTCTTAGTGACGCTTCTAAGCTTGTTTTGCTGGCACATGCACAAGAAAAGCAGATCGCCGTCGTCCAAATGGAAATACAATCGTGGCAGAAGAAAAGATGACTACTGTGAGGCCGGCACCAAAAAGGATAACTCCATCCTGGAAATGACTGAAACCAGCTTTCAGATAGTGTCGCTAAACAATGAGCAGCTTTTAAAAGGGGACTTCAGAATTCAGCCCATCTACACACCTAATGGAGGAATTGGCCTCCGAGACTGTCACCTTAGTAACAATAGCATAGCTTACTGCAAGAGCAGTAACGTTCCCAGTGTGGACTTCCTCCACACATGA